Proteins encoded by one window of Emticicia oligotrophica DSM 17448:
- a CDS encoding glycosyl hydrolase family 95 catalytic domain-containing protein, with protein MKQSKFQTQLCVLLSCVFAFNSVLAQWQISAQNFDPNNYYGVTVANGMVGITSSPDPLKVKEIVLNGTFDTYGRGRVANIMKVFEFANMELIIDNEMINRKNISNFVQTIDMQNAIFSTTFDFGAKASVKSNVLALRHLPHSAMIEMEITAKQDLEFTPISIMQTPDMLRDVKNFFHTIDRPHSLIPLMTSVAKTPTGKHTIAASNSFLFEEERGKEPQLIHEEWDNGMHRMKFTKKLKAGETYKFSVVGSVISTAHVVDPHNEAERLTIFAALEKRERLLKKHKEAWAKLWESDIIIEGDDEAQRAARFSLYNLYSFCREGQAYSLSPMGLSGLGYNGHVFWDTEIWMYPPLLAMKPELAKSLLEYRFERLQAAKYNAKAHGYQGAMFPWESDDSGQESTPVWALTGPFQHHITGDIGFAFWKYYQVTKDKNWLKERGYPMLKEVADFWTSRVEKGNDGKYHIINVVCADEWAENVDDNAYTNGMAKEVLGFANQAAKELGLPENPKWKEVQDGIVILKFPDGTTREHATYNGEPIKQGDVNLLSYPMKQITDPATIKKDLDFYWKVLADNLPGRKGQSPAMAHGVFSILNARLGDTETAYKQYMDSYKPNEVPPFGVLAETAGGTNPYFSTGAGGYLQTLINGWGGLDFTDAGIIQLKTKLPKHWKSLTLKGVGVEKKTFVVK; from the coding sequence ATGAAACAATCCAAATTCCAAACGCAACTATGCGTACTGCTATCGTGCGTATTTGCATTCAACTCTGTATTGGCCCAATGGCAAATTTCGGCCCAAAATTTCGACCCTAACAATTACTATGGCGTTACCGTTGCCAATGGTATGGTTGGTATTACATCTTCGCCTGACCCTCTCAAAGTTAAAGAAATTGTACTCAATGGTACTTTCGATACTTATGGGCGTGGTCGTGTAGCCAATATTATGAAAGTATTTGAATTTGCCAATATGGAGTTAATCATTGATAATGAAATGATTAATCGAAAAAATATCAGCAATTTCGTACAGACTATTGATATGCAGAATGCCATTTTTAGTACAACTTTCGATTTTGGAGCTAAGGCATCCGTAAAATCAAATGTGTTAGCTTTACGACATTTACCACACTCTGCCATGATTGAGATGGAAATCACGGCAAAGCAAGACTTGGAGTTTACCCCGATAAGCATTATGCAAACCCCCGATATGTTGCGTGATGTGAAGAACTTCTTTCATACCATCGACCGCCCTCATTCATTAATTCCACTAATGACTTCGGTAGCCAAAACCCCAACTGGTAAACACACGATAGCGGCATCCAATTCTTTTTTATTTGAGGAAGAAAGAGGAAAAGAGCCACAATTGATTCACGAAGAATGGGATAATGGCATGCACCGTATGAAGTTTACGAAAAAATTGAAAGCGGGCGAAACTTACAAGTTTTCGGTGGTTGGTTCGGTTATTTCTACGGCACATGTAGTTGACCCGCACAATGAAGCGGAGCGATTGACAATTTTTGCCGCTCTCGAAAAGCGTGAACGTTTGTTAAAAAAACATAAAGAGGCTTGGGCAAAACTTTGGGAGTCGGATATTATTATTGAAGGTGATGATGAAGCTCAACGTGCGGCTCGTTTTTCGCTTTATAACCTTTACTCATTTTGCCGTGAAGGACAAGCCTATAGCCTTTCGCCAATGGGGCTTTCGGGCTTAGGCTATAATGGACACGTTTTTTGGGATACCGAAATTTGGATGTACCCTCCGCTATTAGCTATGAAGCCAGAATTGGCAAAATCATTACTCGAATATCGTTTTGAGCGATTACAAGCGGCAAAATATAATGCAAAAGCACATGGATATCAAGGAGCAATGTTTCCGTGGGAGTCAGATGATTCAGGACAAGAATCTACACCAGTTTGGGCATTGACGGGGCCATTTCAGCATCATATCACGGGTGATATAGGTTTTGCTTTTTGGAAGTATTACCAAGTAACCAAAGATAAGAATTGGTTGAAAGAACGTGGGTACCCTATGCTCAAAGAAGTAGCAGATTTTTGGACAAGTCGAGTAGAAAAAGGTAATGATGGAAAGTATCATATTATCAATGTGGTATGTGCTGATGAGTGGGCAGAAAACGTTGATGATAATGCCTATACCAATGGTATGGCTAAGGAAGTGTTAGGTTTTGCTAACCAAGCTGCCAAAGAATTGGGTTTACCTGAGAATCCAAAATGGAAAGAAGTACAAGATGGAATCGTGATTTTGAAGTTTCCTGATGGAACTACGCGTGAGCACGCCACATACAATGGAGAGCCAATCAAACAAGGCGATGTAAACTTGCTTTCTTACCCAATGAAACAAATTACTGACCCAGCTACTATCAAGAAAGATTTAGATTTCTATTGGAAAGTTTTGGCCGATAATCTTCCAGGAAGAAAAGGACAAAGTCCAGCGATGGCACATGGCGTTTTTTCTATCTTAAATGCTCGTTTGGGAGATACTGAAACTGCCTACAAACAATACATGGATAGCTATAAACCTAACGAAGTTCCGCCATTCGGAGTTTTGGCCGAAACCGCTGGCGGGACAAACCCATATTTTTCGACGGGAGCAGGGGGATATTTACAAACGCTCATCAATGGCTGGGGTGGACTTGATTTTACAGATGCAGGAATCATTCAGCTAAAAACCAAGCTTCCCAAACACTGGAAATCATTGACTTTGAAAGGAGTTGGAGTTGAGAAGAAGACGTTTGTAGTGAAGTAA
- a CDS encoding RNA polymerase sigma factor yields MYSEQDLIQACIRQERPAQRQLYERFASKLFATAMRYMKNRSDAEDVLQDSFIKIFQKIDTFRFDCPLEAWLRKIVVNTALKQLQSQPNYMEHTDSQLIADDLEQDEFTLSGFEFEQLMGIVQSLPDGCRTIFNLYAIEGYQHNEIAAMLGISEGTSKSQYSRAKMLLQGKLKAIGIVPKTIK; encoded by the coding sequence ATGTATAGCGAACAAGATTTAATACAGGCTTGTATTCGCCAAGAACGACCAGCCCAACGGCAGCTTTACGAGCGTTTTGCTAGTAAGTTGTTCGCTACGGCTATGCGTTACATGAAAAATCGGAGTGATGCCGAAGATGTTTTACAAGATTCATTCATCAAAATCTTTCAAAAAATTGACACCTTCCGATTCGACTGCCCACTTGAAGCTTGGCTGCGAAAGATTGTAGTAAATACTGCTCTCAAACAATTACAAAGCCAGCCAAACTATATGGAGCATACTGATAGCCAATTGATTGCCGATGACCTAGAGCAAGATGAGTTTACACTCTCAGGTTTTGAATTTGAGCAACTCATGGGAATAGTACAGAGTTTACCCGATGGCTGTCGTACGATTTTCAACTTATATGCCATAGAGGGATATCAACATAATGAAATAGCAGCAATGCTTGGGATTTCTGAAGGTACATCAAAATCTCAGTATTCAAGGGCAAAAATGCTATTACAAGGTAAATTGAAGGCAATTGGTATTGTTCCGAAAACCATAAAATAA
- a CDS encoding peptidase domain-containing ABC transporter, whose product MSIKIKQHDLRDCGAACLASVAAHFRLRLPIARIRQYASTDKKGTNVLGLIEAAQKLGFQAKGVKATLESLEKIPKPAIAHLQITTPSGGGLLHYVVIYKVSKTHITIMDPGDGKMHKKFIEEFTKQWTGVLVLLLPNEDFEVRNEKISVIGRFWTLLRPHTTVMLQALVGAAVYTILGLSTSIYIQKITDNVIIEGNKNLLNLLSIGMIIILVLQTIIGTVKSIFALKTGQQIDAQLILGYYKHLLKLPQQFFDTMRVGEIISRVNDAVKIRVFINDVIIGLAVNIFIVLFSFGLMFTYDWKLAAMLLAIIPFYVIIYFVSNYINRKQGRKLMENSAELEAQLVESLNAATTIKRFGIEPYANLKTETNFVRLLETVFTSGKTSIFIGNITDFISRLFTILLLWLGTSYVIDQQLTPGELLSFYSLIGYFTSPAMSLIGSNRTIQEALIAADRLFEIMDLEREATENKVELTPEMVGDILFKNVSFRYGTRVQVFDNLTIVFPKGQITAVIGESGSGKSTLMSLLQNLYPLSSGNILIGDYDIKHIHNKNLRNMVSVVPQQIDLFGASVIENIALGDFEPDMQRILFICSQLGISEFVEKLPNGFNTHIGENGVNLSGGQRQRLAIARALYRNPEILILDEATSALDTISEKYVQQTIQSLRSLNKTIIIIAHRLSTIKNADKILVLANGKLVQEGTHESLLYQEGVYNRLWMEQFEGVL is encoded by the coding sequence ATGTCTATCAAAATAAAACAACACGACTTACGAGATTGTGGTGCGGCTTGTTTGGCTTCGGTAGCCGCTCATTTCCGCCTACGGCTGCCCATTGCTCGCATACGCCAATATGCAAGTACCGATAAAAAAGGCACAAATGTACTCGGTCTAATTGAAGCCGCACAAAAACTCGGTTTTCAAGCAAAAGGAGTAAAAGCTACACTGGAAAGCCTCGAAAAAATACCCAAACCTGCTATTGCTCATCTTCAAATCACTACTCCCTCTGGCGGTGGGCTTCTACACTACGTAGTCATCTACAAAGTTTCAAAGACCCACATTACTATCATGGACCCTGGCGATGGGAAAATGCACAAAAAATTCATCGAAGAGTTTACGAAACAATGGACGGGTGTCTTGGTTTTGCTATTACCCAATGAAGATTTTGAGGTTCGCAATGAAAAAATATCGGTCATTGGCCGATTCTGGACATTGTTACGTCCACACACTACCGTTATGCTTCAAGCCTTGGTTGGGGCTGCTGTTTATACCATTTTAGGGCTTTCAACCTCCATTTATATCCAAAAAATCACAGATAATGTAATCATTGAAGGCAATAAAAACCTGCTCAATTTGCTGAGTATCGGCATGATTATTATTTTAGTTTTGCAGACCATCATCGGTACGGTTAAAAGTATTTTCGCCCTCAAAACTGGCCAGCAGATAGATGCACAACTGATTTTGGGATATTACAAACATCTGCTAAAACTGCCACAACAGTTTTTTGATACGATGCGAGTGGGCGAAATCATTTCGAGGGTAAATGATGCCGTCAAGATTCGGGTTTTTATCAATGATGTGATTATTGGTTTAGCGGTCAATATTTTTATCGTGCTGTTTTCGTTTGGTCTGATGTTTACTTACGATTGGAAATTGGCGGCAATGCTATTGGCAATTATTCCGTTCTATGTCATTATTTACTTTGTCAGTAACTATATCAACCGCAAACAAGGGCGAAAATTGATGGAAAATTCAGCAGAATTAGAGGCTCAATTAGTCGAATCTCTGAATGCCGCTACCACAATCAAACGTTTTGGCATTGAGCCTTATGCCAACCTCAAAACCGAAACTAATTTCGTTAGGCTACTCGAAACCGTTTTTACATCAGGCAAAACCAGCATTTTTATTGGTAATATCACCGATTTTATTTCCAGACTTTTTACCATTCTATTACTCTGGCTTGGTACATCTTATGTCATTGACCAGCAACTAACCCCTGGCGAGTTGCTTTCTTTTTACTCTTTGATTGGTTATTTTACAAGCCCTGCTATGAGCTTGATTGGCTCAAATCGGACTATCCAAGAGGCACTCATTGCCGCCGACCGATTATTTGAAATCATGGACTTGGAGCGAGAAGCCACCGAAAACAAAGTTGAACTTACGCCCGAAATGGTAGGCGACATTCTGTTTAAGAATGTATCGTTTCGCTATGGAACGAGAGTGCAAGTATTTGATAATCTGACGATTGTATTTCCAAAAGGACAGATTACGGCTGTAATTGGCGAAAGCGGTTCGGGTAAATCTACGTTGATGTCGTTGTTGCAAAACTTATATCCACTTAGTAGTGGAAATATTCTAATTGGCGATTATGACATCAAGCACATTCATAATAAAAACCTCCGAAATATGGTGAGTGTAGTACCGCAACAAATTGATTTATTTGGAGCATCGGTCATTGAAAACATCGCACTCGGAGATTTTGAACCAGATATGCAACGTATTTTATTCATTTGTAGTCAACTCGGAATTAGTGAATTTGTAGAAAAACTACCGAATGGCTTTAATACCCACATTGGCGAAAATGGGGTAAATCTTTCGGGCGGACAACGCCAGCGTTTGGCCATCGCACGAGCTTTATACCGTAATCCAGAAATACTGATTTTAGACGAAGCCACTTCTGCTCTTGATACAATTTCGGAGAAATACGTTCAGCAAACCATTCAATCATTACGAAGTTTGAATAAAACAATCATTATCATTGCTCACCGATTGAGTACCATCAAAAATGCGGATAAAATATTAGTTCTTGCCAACGGTAAATTAGTACAAGAAGGCACTCATGAAAGCTTGCTTTATCAAGAAGGAGTTTACAACCGTCTCTGGATGGAGCAGTTTGAAGGCGTTTTATGA
- a CDS encoding glutamine--tRNA ligase/YqeY domain fusion protein, which produces MAEEKSLNFIEQIIEDDIAAGKNDGRVLTRFPPEPNGYLHIGHAKSICLNFGVAQKYGGKTNLRFDDTNPVTEETEYVESIKADVKWLGFDWAEELYASDYFDQLYELAVKLIKKGLAYVDDSTSEEMAAMKGTPTVPGINSPYRERSIEENLDLFTRMKNGEFAEGTRVLRAKINMASSNMLMRDPIIYRIKFATHHRTGDKWCIYPMYDFAHGQSDSIEQITHSICTLEFVPHRELYDWCIENLEIFPSKQYEFARLNLSYAITSKRKLLQLVNEKFVSGWDDPRMPTISGMRRRGYTPEAIREFCDRIGVAKRDNLIDVSLLEFCVREHLNKVATRVMAVLDPIKVVITNYPEGKVEELKAENNPEDAESGSRPMPFSREILIEKDDFMENPTKKYFRLGPGLMVRLKHAYIIKCDEVVKDENGEIVELHCSYIENSRSGSDTSGINVKGTIHWVSEAHAVDAEVRLYDRLFKVEDPSREDGDFKEYLNGDSLEVITAKVEPALKEATVGTPYQFLRKGYFCLDPDSTTNQLVFNKTVGLKDTWAKEANK; this is translated from the coding sequence ATGGCAGAAGAAAAATCATTGAACTTTATCGAACAAATTATTGAAGATGACATTGCAGCAGGCAAAAACGACGGCCGAGTACTGACTCGTTTCCCTCCTGAGCCAAATGGCTACTTGCACATTGGTCATGCTAAATCTATCTGTCTGAATTTTGGAGTTGCCCAGAAATATGGTGGAAAAACAAATCTTAGATTTGACGATACTAACCCAGTTACCGAAGAAACCGAATACGTTGAGTCGATTAAGGCCGATGTAAAATGGTTAGGCTTCGATTGGGCAGAGGAGCTATACGCCTCTGATTATTTTGACCAGTTATACGAATTGGCAGTAAAACTTATCAAGAAAGGCCTTGCTTACGTTGATGATAGCACATCAGAAGAAATGGCTGCTATGAAAGGTACACCAACTGTTCCGGGCATCAATAGCCCTTATCGTGAGCGTAGTATCGAAGAAAACCTTGATTTGTTTACTCGTATGAAAAACGGCGAATTTGCTGAAGGAACACGAGTTTTAAGAGCTAAGATTAATATGGCTTCGAGCAATATGCTCATGCGTGACCCAATCATTTATCGTATTAAATTTGCCACCCATCATCGCACAGGCGATAAATGGTGCATTTATCCGATGTATGATTTTGCACACGGACAATCAGATTCTATTGAGCAAATTACACATTCAATCTGTACACTTGAGTTTGTGCCTCATCGTGAATTGTATGATTGGTGTATCGAAAATCTTGAAATTTTCCCTTCAAAACAATACGAATTTGCTCGTCTGAATCTTTCGTATGCCATTACAAGTAAGCGTAAACTTTTGCAATTGGTGAACGAAAAATTTGTAAGTGGCTGGGACGACCCACGTATGCCTACAATTTCAGGGATGCGACGCCGTGGTTATACACCAGAAGCCATTCGTGAGTTTTGTGATAGAATTGGTGTAGCCAAACGCGATAATTTGATTGATGTAAGTTTATTAGAATTTTGTGTTCGCGAACATCTCAATAAAGTAGCTACCCGTGTCATGGCGGTGCTTGACCCGATTAAAGTTGTAATTACTAATTATCCAGAAGGAAAAGTTGAAGAACTAAAAGCAGAAAATAATCCAGAAGATGCCGAAAGTGGTTCAAGACCAATGCCATTTAGTCGTGAGATTTTAATCGAAAAAGATGATTTCATGGAAAACCCAACGAAAAAATACTTCCGTTTGGGGCCAGGCTTGATGGTTCGTTTGAAACATGCCTATATCATTAAATGTGATGAGGTAGTGAAGGACGAAAATGGCGAAATCGTAGAACTTCATTGTTCGTATATCGAAAACTCTCGCAGTGGTAGCGATACCTCTGGTATAAATGTAAAAGGAACTATCCATTGGGTTTCAGAGGCTCATGCAGTAGATGCAGAAGTAAGACTCTACGACCGCCTCTTTAAGGTAGAAGACCCAAGTCGTGAAGATGGAGATTTTAAAGAATACTTAAACGGAGATTCCTTAGAAGTTATAACAGCCAAAGTAGAACCTGCTCTAAAAGAAGCAACTGTAGGAACACCGTATCAGTTTTTGCGTAAAGGTTATTTCTGTTTAGACCCTGATTCAACAACCAATCAATTGGTCTTTAATAAAACAGTTGGTTTAAAAGATACTTGGGCCAAAGAAGCCAATAAATAA
- a CDS encoding c-type cytochrome, producing MKKTLAFCLLSTVYIACTNSEKSTNKDSLQVAQLEKEEVQANDSLSIDLVALQKQGLLKPNTIANVKPDPVYHKNKKFNALPLKEILEKYTALKRMNVADLKVVFECEDGYKPEMSLEKLLGSKAFLAVSDVDASKGKDWESVESNNKPIKMEPFYVVYEGVSADAILYKWPYNLVKIHLAPLHENDAVLKPTEASAIAGYEIFKNRCQTCHSINKIGGKMGPELNYPKSVTEYWKTEDLKAFIQNPADYRNEVKMPTLGIKPEEANEIVKYLSYMSEHKIK from the coding sequence ATGAAAAAAACGCTCGCATTTTGCCTACTTTCTACAGTTTATATTGCATGCACTAATTCTGAAAAATCAACCAATAAAGATTCTTTGCAGGTAGCTCAACTAGAAAAAGAAGAAGTTCAAGCGAATGATTCTCTTTCTATTGATTTGGTAGCCTTACAAAAACAAGGTTTGTTAAAACCCAATACTATTGCGAATGTAAAACCCGACCCTGTTTATCATAAAAACAAAAAATTCAATGCTTTACCGTTAAAAGAAATCCTTGAAAAATATACAGCTCTCAAACGAATGAATGTAGCTGACTTGAAGGTTGTATTTGAGTGTGAAGATGGCTATAAGCCCGAAATGTCATTGGAAAAACTACTTGGTTCAAAAGCTTTTTTGGCAGTAAGTGATGTTGACGCAAGTAAAGGGAAAGATTGGGAATCTGTTGAAAGTAATAATAAGCCTATAAAAATGGAACCTTTTTACGTTGTCTATGAAGGTGTTTCAGCTGATGCTATTTTATATAAATGGCCCTATAATTTGGTAAAAATACATTTAGCACCCCTACACGAAAATGATGCAGTGCTAAAACCTACCGAAGCATCGGCGATAGCAGGTTACGAAATTTTTAAAAATCGTTGTCAAACTTGTCATTCTATCAATAAAATAGGTGGAAAAATGGGACCAGAATTAAATTACCCCAAAAGTGTGACAGAATACTGGAAAACTGAAGATTTAAAAGCTTTTATACAAAATCCTGCTGATTATCGGAATGAAGTAAAAATGCCAACTTTGGGAATCAAGCCCGAAGAGGCTAATGAAATAGTCAAATATCTAAGTTATATGAGCGAACATAAGATTAAATAG
- a CDS encoding helix-hairpin-helix domain-containing protein, whose amino-acid sequence MILLFAVTKKIFQKIALKCPRVGLQTLLILLSIQEISAQNKPRSEINLDAFIQRVFPVQQENINYEDLYESLYQLYQNPLNLNTATAEELASIYILSQAQINSIVQHREQNGDFLSIYELQAVQNLDLETISKILPFVEVRYKFSAGDLRNRLTNPTEHYLVLRNSQTLEQSKGFAEDKYLGSPQHLYARYRLSHPKDFQVGFIVEKDAGEKHYLDFYTFHFQLKNKGNLRNLILGDYQAQFGQGLIMSAGFSLGKSSEAIATTRRSNLGLRPYGSLLEGGYFRGAAATYQIDKIDLTGFYSYAKRDANINETDGEREDYFSSVLTGGLHRTATELARKNQLTEQSFGLNATFRFKNGQVGATILNTQFDAFLQRTPVLYNKFEFVGKQNLVAGTNATYTWQNFNFFGEAARSSSGGVGAIGGFVAALSKQVEWAVNLRNFDRNFHSFYANALSEGSRNINERGIYWGLKYTPKKGLVFSGFYDRFQFPWLRYLVDAPSSGFDYLLRMSYQINKKALFYAQYHEEHKGKNLPNNTTVSDLVVNTIRQSILVNFEYAINRDFKTQTRVQLNTFQYETRSKSKGYVLMQDIEGTIRKVQLKGRIAYYSTDDYDSRIYVYENDVLYAISFPAYYGNGLRTYLIARYGLTKNLDLWVRYARTQLSGVTSIGSGNDQINAPHRSEIKAQIKYSF is encoded by the coding sequence ATGATTTTACTTTTTGCTGTTACTAAAAAAATATTTCAAAAAATTGCATTAAAATGCCCGCGTGTGGGCTTGCAAACGCTATTGATTTTATTGTCAATACAGGAAATTTCTGCACAAAACAAACCACGAAGTGAAATAAACCTCGATGCGTTTATTCAGCGGGTTTTTCCTGTTCAGCAAGAAAATATCAATTATGAAGACCTCTACGAGTCGCTTTATCAGCTTTATCAAAATCCATTAAATCTAAATACTGCAACTGCTGAAGAATTGGCTTCGATTTATATTCTTTCACAGGCTCAGATAAATAGCATCGTACAACATCGAGAGCAGAATGGTGATTTTTTGAGTATTTATGAACTTCAAGCTGTACAGAACCTTGATTTAGAAACTATTAGTAAAATTCTACCCTTTGTAGAGGTGAGATATAAATTTTCGGCAGGAGATTTACGAAATAGACTTACAAATCCTACGGAGCATTATTTAGTTTTACGAAATAGTCAGACTTTAGAGCAATCGAAGGGTTTTGCAGAAGATAAATACTTGGGTTCTCCTCAACATTTATACGCTCGTTATCGCTTGAGTCACCCAAAAGATTTTCAAGTAGGATTTATTGTAGAAAAAGATGCTGGCGAAAAACACTACCTCGATTTCTATACTTTTCATTTTCAGTTAAAAAATAAGGGAAATCTTAGAAACCTAATTTTAGGCGATTACCAAGCTCAGTTTGGTCAAGGCTTGATTATGTCGGCGGGTTTTTCCTTGGGAAAAAGCAGTGAAGCCATTGCAACTACTCGACGAAGCAATTTGGGTTTACGACCCTATGGTTCGTTGCTTGAAGGAGGCTATTTTAGGGGTGCTGCGGCCACTTATCAAATAGACAAAATTGATTTGACGGGCTTTTATTCTTATGCCAAACGAGATGCTAATATCAATGAAACAGATGGCGAACGAGAAGATTATTTTAGTTCGGTACTAACAGGAGGTTTGCACAGAACAGCAACCGAATTAGCTCGAAAAAATCAATTAACTGAACAAAGTTTTGGCCTAAATGCTACCTTTCGCTTTAAAAATGGTCAGGTTGGAGCAACAATTCTAAATACACAGTTTGATGCATTTTTACAAAGAACACCCGTACTTTACAATAAATTTGAATTTGTAGGGAAACAAAACTTAGTTGCTGGTACAAATGCGACCTATACTTGGCAAAATTTTAACTTCTTTGGCGAAGCTGCTCGTTCGAGTAGTGGTGGCGTGGGAGCAATTGGTGGCTTTGTTGCGGCTCTCAGTAAGCAAGTAGAATGGGCGGTGAATCTTCGCAACTTCGACCGCAATTTTCATAGTTTTTATGCCAATGCTTTGAGCGAAGGTAGTAGGAATATTAACGAACGGGGTATTTATTGGGGACTGAAATATACGCCCAAGAAAGGGCTTGTTTTTAGTGGTTTCTATGACCGTTTTCAGTTTCCGTGGCTAAGGTATTTAGTAGATGCTCCTTCGAGTGGCTTCGACTACCTCTTACGAATGAGTTATCAAATCAATAAAAAGGCCCTCTTTTATGCCCAATATCATGAAGAGCATAAAGGGAAAAATCTACCCAATAATACCACTGTTTCAGATTTGGTAGTAAATACCATTCGGCAAAGTATTTTGGTCAATTTTGAATATGCAATTAATAGAGATTTTAAGACCCAAACTCGTGTGCAGTTGAATACTTTTCAATATGAAACACGCTCAAAATCTAAAGGGTATGTTTTGATGCAAGATATAGAAGGCACAATTAGAAAAGTACAGTTGAAAGGCCGAATCGCTTATTATAGTACCGATGATTATGATTCGAGAATTTATGTTTACGAAAATGATGTTCTTTATGCCATTTCGTTTCCTGCTTATTACGGAAATGGTTTGCGAACTTATTTAATAGCTCGTTATGGACTGACTAAAAATCTTGATTTATGGGTACGATATGCACGAACGCAACTGAGTGGCGTAACTAGCATCGGCAGTGGCAACGACCAAATTAATGCCCCGCATCGTAGCGAAATAAAGGCTCAGATTAAGTATTCGTTTTAA
- a CDS encoding outer membrane beta-barrel protein, giving the protein MELERPNNFEEEWKDAFNDASFAPPNDMWERIERELDKKERRPFLFFFSSSGMLAGIAATLILVLGGILFFMKTPSDNLVTSSIATTPKSINQTRQSIQKTIEESNPIALNSAEPAISMKEKALTAMAETRFSKRITNHNNYTQELAVIGAPFSANSNSEINERAVTSLKVSSISEGKIGQTSALLAQNNQPKELQFLVPKTYQYFGSRYTLKRNKLLFDVPEEEESKNLASNDSKFWLGVQSGVSPFDPNMKLNNLNTVALAQADNFAQVSNKPSVGASPSGDKQGQVLVSQPENAIRGGIGINTGVAMGYKISKKWNFESGIRYLRGNSTLNSNTYAFQQNGYVNTFFADYLLQNSASKEYSIASSTVNTVVADASKFGNRYEYLMIPLQMGYEIAISKKIGLNLLAGVSADIFLQNTIINDNSLVQEKSTINGSSNIYKPLNMSGLGGLRATYLIDKHWQLNLGSSYQHSLFSGINNSTDLQMRLKMFGLNYGLNYRF; this is encoded by the coding sequence ATGGAATTAGAAAGGCCAAATAATTTTGAAGAAGAGTGGAAAGATGCGTTTAATGACGCTTCCTTTGCTCCGCCTAATGATATGTGGGAGCGAATAGAGCGTGAATTAGATAAAAAAGAACGCCGTCCATTTTTGTTCTTCTTCAGTTCATCGGGCATGCTTGCAGGCATTGCCGCAACGCTTATTTTAGTGTTGGGTGGAATTCTATTTTTTATGAAAACCCCTTCGGATAATTTAGTAACATCGAGCATTGCAACTACTCCAAAATCAATTAATCAAACGCGTCAAAGTATTCAAAAAACAATAGAAGAAAGTAATCCAATAGCACTAAATTCGGCAGAACCTGCTATTTCAATGAAAGAAAAAGCTCTGACAGCTATGGCTGAAACGAGATTTAGCAAACGTATTACTAACCATAACAACTACACTCAAGAATTAGCTGTGATAGGTGCTCCTTTCTCGGCTAATTCGAATAGTGAAATAAATGAGCGAGCAGTTACAAGTTTAAAAGTAAGTTCGATAAGTGAAGGTAAAATTGGTCAAACGTCTGCACTTTTAGCCCAAAATAACCAACCAAAGGAGTTACAATTCCTTGTGCCGAAGACTTACCAGTATTTTGGTAGTAGATATACCTTAAAGCGAAATAAATTACTTTTCGATGTTCCTGAAGAAGAGGAATCTAAAAACTTAGCTTCGAATGATTCGAAATTTTGGTTGGGAGTACAATCTGGCGTATCTCCTTTCGACCCCAATATGAAACTCAATAATTTGAATACTGTAGCATTAGCTCAGGCCGATAATTTTGCCCAAGTCTCAAACAAACCATCTGTTGGAGCATCTCCTTCGGGCGATAAACAAGGACAGGTTTTGGTTTCACAGCCAGAAAATGCCATCAGAGGTGGTATTGGTATCAATACTGGAGTAGCAATGGGATATAAAATTTCAAAAAAATGGAATTTTGAGAGTGGTATTCGCTACCTAAGAGGTAACTCTACACTTAATAGCAATACGTATGCTTTTCAGCAAAATGGTTATGTAAATACTTTTTTTGCTGATTATTTATTGCAGAACTCAGCGAGTAAAGAATATTCCATAGCCAGTAGTACGGTCAATACAGTTGTAGCTGATGCCTCGAAATTTGGGAATAGATATGAGTATTTAATGATTCCACTACAGATGGGTTATGAAATTGCTATTTCGAAGAAAATTGGTTTAAATCTTTTGGCGGGCGTTTCGGCAGATATTTTCTTGCAAAACACAATTATCAACGATAATAGTCTTGTGCAAGAAAAAAGTACCATTAATGGTTCGAGTAATATATATAAGCCATTAAACATGAGTGGCTTAGGAGGATTAAGAGCTACTTATCTGATTGATAAGCACTGGCAGTTAAATTTGGGCAGCTCGTATCAACATTCATTATTTTCAGGCATCAATAATTCTACTGATTTACAGATGCGTTTGAAGATGTTTGGACTGAATTATGGTTTAAATTATAGATTTTAA